GTCGACATAGGTTTCGAGATACCAAAGAATACCCCAGTCTAGAAAATTGTAGGCGAGCTTAGTGGTGCAGCCGTTGAGCAGGAATAGGCATGCGGTTACAAGGGTGATACGTTTGAGAATCTGGCGCCAAGAGGTAAGCATGAAGTTGTCTGTTTGGAAGCGTGGATAAGAGCCGCGATTATAAACGAGGATGGGTGAAATGCTTTGGGCTAATTGTAAATAATTGACTGGATGTCTGAGGCTGGTGTTTGGTTTACGGCGTTTTAGAAGGTTGCCGGCCACTCCATAAGCGAAGCGGCCGGCTTTCATCAGCGGAGTATCATAATGTCTTTAGGTACTCTACTAGCGCCCAACGGTCCTCTTCGCTAATCGGTGGCAACCACTCAGTTTGATATTGGCCATCGGCATCACGCAGCGGCTTACCGTTGGTGTCACGCTTGATCATCGGTGTTTTACCGGCGGCATATTCGTGACCAGCGTTACTATTACTGGGCAGGCTGGTGTCAAACACGAATAAATCCGGGTAACGTTCGGCCGATTTACTGGCAAAGCCTACTTTTACGGGGTCGAATTCACGGCTGCCCACAGTAAAGCGCGTAGATCGACATTCGCGGCCTGAAAGCTCTGCGGTTATTTGCTCTGAGCTGCATTGAGGCAGGAAAAGTTCATACAGGTTTTGTACGGATCCATTGTGAAGATAGGGTGCAGTAGCCCAAATGCCGTTTAACGGGCGACCTTTGTAGGCGAGAAGGTACTCCGCCGGGTTGGTGTTACTTTCAAAGTTTAGTTGGCGGTCACCGGTCTGTGCGGGGTTGTCCATGATAGAGCCCAGCACGTCGATCATGCGCAGCAGGCCTCGGTAGATAGCGGGCTTGTCGAGATCGGGTTGTGTTACAACACCGCGACCCGCTTCTGCGACTAGCGGCAGCGCTTTGCTATCGGTGCCGAATTTGGGGCCTTCGGGTTTATCGTGGTCTACTGGTAATCCTTCAAAATAGCCGGATTTACCGCCGTAACTGACGGCGTTCATCACCATTTGCGGGTCGGTACCAATGAGCGGTAGTGATGCCATTTGCGCTTGTACTGTGCGCTTGGGATCGGTGCGGTCTATCTCTTGATGACATTCCTGACAGCGGTATTGATCATAAACCTGGCGCCCTTGCTTGGCTTTGGTTTGGTCGATGGAGGGGAGCTGTTGCGGCCATAGGGGAGATTCGAGCTTGGTAAGATGGCGTTCCAAGCGGATGATATTTCTGACGTCCACCGATGATGGGTAGCCGTTATCTTTGGTTTGTTTTTCCAGGTTCATCGTGCCGAAAACGCCCATAACCTCGCCTACATTGCGACCGAGTGCGCCGGTTTTGGCGTTCTCGCTTACGCCATTCCACTGCACAAAATCGTGTTGTGGTGTATCCCATAGAAACGGATAGCTCACCGGTGCACTGGCGGGATTGAAGTTAGTACTGCCGGCTAGGTGGCCGAGTATGCGGTTATAAATACGGCCGAAGGCGTCTAGGCGGGCGTAGCCGTAGTGCACGGTTTGGTCGCCGTGGGTAGGTTGGTTTACGCGATTGTAGGCTTGTTGTTTCAGGCGTGCAGCAACCACCATTTCACGGGTTTTCTCCAGCGTTTCTTCCTGGGCGTCGCCAAACATATTGCGGTTTAGGCGTTCCAGTTTGGCGCTGTTGTTAAGGGTGGCGGTTAGCGTGGCTTCCAATGCAATCAAAAAGCCTTCCATGTCTGACATCGCCGGCCCGCCGTCGATGCGTATCCCCAAGCCTTGGTAGTTAATTTGTGCAGTATGGCAGGCCGCACAGGTGAAGCCGATATAGTCATTGCCGCGATAGCTGTCTTTTACGATGCCGATTGGTAGGCCGTCGGGGTTATTCCAGCTAGGTTTTTGCGTTAGGTAGCGGTAACGCAGAATGTTCTCATCGGCGCGAAACAGTTCTTCGCTGTTCGCCTGCTCCAGGTGGATAAAAAGGTCGTAGGGTATTAAGTCTGAGCCTTGAGTGGTGTTGTAGAACCACAGGCTGTCTAGCGGGCCCCAGTTTTGGTCTAGGTAGGCAATGGTGTTCACACTGTCACCAAAAAAATCGGCTTCGGCGGGTTTCGCGCCGCGGTCTTGTGGTGCTGTCACCCATCGAAATAAATAAACGGCAGACGAAACAAGG
The Teredinibacter franksiae DNA segment above includes these coding regions:
- a CDS encoding di-heme-cytochrome C peroxidase is translated as MAKLFKPRTFLTVFIAIFLVSSAVYLFRWVTAPQDRGAKPAEADFFGDSVNTIAYLDQNWGPLDSLWFYNTTQGSDLIPYDLFIHLEQANSEELFRADENILRYRYLTQKPSWNNPDGLPIGIVKDSYRGNDYIGFTCAACHTAQINYQGLGIRIDGGPAMSDMEGFLIALEATLTATLNNSAKLERLNRNMFGDAQEETLEKTREMVVAARLKQQAYNRVNQPTHGDQTVHYGYARLDAFGRIYNRILGHLAGSTNFNPASAPVSYPFLWDTPQHDFVQWNGVSENAKTGALGRNVGEVMGVFGTMNLEKQTKDNGYPSSVDVRNIIRLERHLTKLESPLWPQQLPSIDQTKAKQGRQVYDQYRCQECHQEIDRTDPKRTVQAQMASLPLIGTDPQMVMNAVSYGGKSGYFEGLPVDHDKPEGPKFGTDSKALPLVAEAGRGVVTQPDLDKPAIYRGLLRMIDVLGSIMDNPAQTGDRQLNFESNTNPAEYLLAYKGRPLNGIWATAPYLHNGSVQNLYELFLPQCSSEQITAELSGRECRSTRFTVGSREFDPVKVGFASKSAERYPDLFVFDTSLPSNSNAGHEYAAGKTPMIKRDTNGKPLRDADGQYQTEWLPPISEEDRWALVEYLKTL